From Bradyrhizobium sp. AZCC 1610:
GTTCCTGATCGCCGGCACCACGATTGTCGTCCTTATGACGGGGCTTGCTGCGGCCGTGTACGACCGGTCCTCGGCAGAACGAGCTGGTCGCGAAGCCGAGGCGCTCAGGCGAAGCGAGGAGAAATTCCGGCTGCTGGTGGAGGGTGTGGCCGATCACGCCATCTTCATGCTCGACCCCGAGGGACGGGTGGCGAACTGGAATCTCGGCGCGCGCCGGCTGATCGGCTACGGCGACGAGATCGTCGGGACGCACTACGCCATCCTTCACACCGACGAGGAGCGCGACTCCGGAATTCCTGATGCCGTGCTTCAGGACGCAAAGCGGGAAGGCAAGTCGACAGGCGAAGGCTGGCGCGTTCGCAAGGACGGCAGCCGCTTCTGGGCCGAGACGACGATTCGCGTGGTGCGAAACGAGCGGGGCGAGACCATAGGCTTCGCCAAGATCGTTCGGGACGTGACGGAACGCCGCCGAGACCAGGAAGCGCTGGAGCGCACGCGCGACGCGCTCGCGATATCGCAGAAGATGGAGACTATCGGACAGCTTACCGGCGGCGTGGCCCACGACTTCAACAACCTGCTCGCCGTGATCCTGGGCAGCCTCGAACTCGCGAAGAAGCGCCTCCAGCCGGAAGATCCCAGGATTCACCGGCTCCTCGACAACGCGATCCAGGGTGCCCTCCGGGGTGCCTCGCTGACCCAGCGCATGCTTGCATTCGCGCGCAAGCAGGACCTCAAGCCCGTCGTCGTGAATGTCCCGGAGCTGGTGCGCGGAATGGCAGCTCTCTTGAAGTTTGATCCGGGCATCCGGGTCGAGACCCGTTTTCCGATCGAACTCGCAAATGTGAAGGTCGATGCCAACCAGCTGGAGCTCGCGATCCTCAACCTCGCCGTCAATGCGCGGGATGCGATAACGGCGGGCGGCGGGGTGATCAGCATCGCCGCACGCGAAGAGCATGCCATCGACGGCCTTGCGGAGGGACGATACGTCGCGCTCTCGGTCAGCGACACCGGCTACGGCATGGACGAGGAGACGCTGAAGCATGCGCAGGAGCCGTTCTTCACGTCCAAGGGTGTTGGCAAGGGAACAGGTCTCGGCCTCTCGATGGTGAAAGGGTTGGCCGAACAGTCCGGAGGCGTGTTGCTGCTGAAGAGCCACATCGGCGAAGGGACCACGGCCGAGATCTGGCTGCCCGCCTGTCGGGACGAAAAGGTGCCGGTGCCCCAGGCGGCTGAGCCGTCGCGCTCCGCATCCCGCAGCGGTCGACCCATCTCCGTGTTGGTCGTCGATGATGACCTTCTTGTTCTCGACAGCATCGCTGCGATGCTCGATGATCTCGGCCACGCCGTGATCGAGGCGCGCTCCG
This genomic window contains:
- a CDS encoding MHYT domain-containing protein codes for the protein MHHHPGSHDPVLVALSVLIAALSSYTALDLATRMRAASGSASLGWLGAAAVAMGGGIWSMHFVAMLAFSLPGVDISYDPLLTLLSLAIPILVAAAAFVVVSRRSNALVVSGIGMGLAISGMHYTGMSAMRMAASIHYDPVWVVLSIAIAIGASIIALRLAFHMTSVLERISAGAVMGVAISGMHYAAMRGSSFVPADVVLGAAAHGSVGQAPLAFLIAGTTIVVLMTGLAAAVYDRSSAERAGREAEALRRSEEKFRLLVEGVADHAIFMLDPEGRVANWNLGARRLIGYGDEIVGTHYAILHTDEERDSGIPDAVLQDAKREGKSTGEGWRVRKDGSRFWAETTIRVVRNERGETIGFAKIVRDVTERRRDQEALERTRDALAISQKMETIGQLTGGVAHDFNNLLAVILGSLELAKKRLQPEDPRIHRLLDNAIQGALRGASLTQRMLAFARKQDLKPVVVNVPELVRGMAALLKFDPGIRVETRFPIELANVKVDANQLELAILNLAVNARDAITAGGGVISIAAREEHAIDGLAEGRYVALSVSDTGYGMDEETLKHAQEPFFTSKGVGKGTGLGLSMVKGLAEQSGGVLLLKSHIGEGTTAEIWLPACRDEKVPVPQAAEPSRSASRSGRPISVLVVDDDLLVLDSIAAMLDDLGHAVIEARSGEEAVRLLPRMPKIDIVVTDYAMTGMNGLELAEAVAAERPGTPVVLCTGYAELPGSTQPHLLRISKPFDQTALVAAIEEAMRVQAEMRSVLTLHPKRA